From the Deinococcus gobiensis I-0 genome, the window GTGTGCCTAAAGGCGAGGTCAGCACCGGCTGAAGAGGTCTTGGGCCGGGCCTCAAGCGCCTGAACGGGGCGGGCCGCAGGCTGGGCTCAAGGAGTTGCCTGCCATGACCCGTCCCCCCAATCCCGCCGCCGACCTCATCCCCGACCAGCGCGCCCGCGTGAACGTGGCGAGCTACGAGACCTACGCCGCCGCGCAGCGCGCCGTGGACTTCCTGTCCGACCGCAAGTTTCCGGTCGAGCGGGTCGCCATCGTGGGCGAGGGGCTCCAGACCATCGAGCAGGTCACGGGCCGCCTGGACTGGGGCCGCGCCGCCGGGCTGGGGCTGGGACAGGGGATGGGCATGGGCCTGTTCATCGGCCTGATCTTCGCGGCGCTGGGGCTGGGGCAGGGCAGCTTCATCGGGCTGGTCGCCTACGGGGTGGTCATCGGCGGGATCTTCGGGGTGGTGTGGGGCCTCGTCGGTTACGCGCTCTCGGGCGGGCGGCGCGACTTTACGAGCATCGGCGGGATGCGTGCCCGCGAGTACCTGCTGCTCACCGACCCCGAGGTGGCCGAGCAGGCCCGGGCGCTGCTGGGCGAGCTGCCGAGCCGCTGAGGCCCCGCGCCTCGCGTCCTAACGCCCGTTTGGGTAGCATGGCGGCAATGACACAACCGGGTACCGAGCTTCAGGAACTCATCGCCGAGATGGAGATGCGCCGCCGCAGGGTCGAGGAAGGCGGCGGCCCCGACCGCCAGAAAAAGCAGCGTGAGGGCGGCAAACTCACGGCGCGCGAGCGCATCGCCGCGCTGCTCGACCCCGGCAGCTTTCTGGAACTGGGGACCTTCGCCCAGCACCAGGGTGGTCGGCTGATGCAGGGCGTCGAGGCCCCTGGCGAGGGCGTGGTGACCGGGCGCGGGACCATCCACGGGCGGCAGGTGTTCGTGTTCAGCCAGGATTTCACGGTGCTGGGCGGCTCGCTGGGCAAGATGAACGCCGCCAAGGTCACGAAGGTCATGGACCTCGCGGCCAAGACGGGCTGCCCGGTCATCGGCCTGAACGACAGCGCGGGCGCGCGCATCCAGGAGGGGGTGGACAGTCTCTCGGGCTACGGCGAGATCTTCTACCGCAACGCGGTGTACTCGGGCGCGGTGCCGCAGATCAGCGCGATCCTGGGGCCGTGCGCGGGCGGCGCGGTCTACAGCCCGGCGCTGACCGACTTCATCCTCATGAGCGGGGGCAGCAGTTACATGTTCATCACCGGCCCCGAGGTCATCAAGTCGGTGACGCGCGAGGAGGTCACCTTCGACGCCCTGGGCGGCGCGGACGTGCACACCCGCAAGTCGGGCGTGGCGCACCTGTCCTACGACGGAGACGCAGCGGTGCTGGCCGGCGTGCGCGACCTGCTCTCGTACCTGCCGCAGAACGCCCGCGAGCAGCCCCCGGTGGTGCCCACGGCCGACCCCGTGGACCGCCGCAACGACAGGCTGCTGGAGATCGTGACGCCCGACCAGCGCAAGCCCTACGCCATGCACGAGGTCATTCACGAACTCGTGGACGACGGCACCTTCCTGGAAATCCAGCCCCACTGGGCCAGGAACATCCTGTGCGGCTTCGCGCGGCTGGGGGGCCACAGCGTGGGCATCGTCGCCAACAATCCGCGCGTCATGGCGGGCACGCTGAACATCGACGCCTCGGACAAGGCCGCGCGCTTCATCCGTACCTGCGACTGCTACAACGTGCCGGTGCTGACGCTGGTGGACGTGACCGGCTTCCTGCCCGGCGTGGCGCAGGAACACGCGGGCATCATCCGCCACGGGGCCAAGATGCTGTACGCCTACGCCGAGGCGACGGTCCCCAAGGTCACGCTGATTACGCGCAAGAGCTACGGCGGGGCCTACCTCGCCATGAACAGCCGCGACATGGGCGCCGACGCCGTGTACGCCTGGCCGACCGCCGCCGTGGCCGTGATGGGGGCCGAGGGGGCCGCCAACATCGTGTACCGCCGCGAAATCGGGAACGCCGAGAATCCCGGGGCCATGCGTGCCCAGAAGATCGCGGACTACAAGGACGCCTTCGACAACCCCTACGTGGCGGCGGGCAAGGGCTACATCGACGACGTGATTCCGATGGAGGACACCCGCCGCATCCTGATCCAGTCCTTCGAGATGCTGCGGGACAAACAGGAAATCCGTCCCTACAAGAAGCACGGCAACATTCCGCTGTAAATCCTGCCTGGAGGGGTTGCCCCTCGCCCGCCCTCGTCCCGGCCGGCGAGGGTGGGCGGCGCACCTTTTCATGGCCGTTCCTTGAGCTGCGGCCCAGCCTTCTCGCCGCCGCCGGAGCTATGGTCGGGGCATGACCCAGTCTCCTCCCAAAAAGACCTACAGCAAGCCCAGCGACAGCGAACTGCGTGAGCGCCTGTCGCCCATCCAGTACCAGGTGACGCAGCACGAGGGCACCGAGCGGGCCTTTACCGGCGAGTACTGGGACACCGATGAGGACGGCATCTACGTGGACGTGGTGTCGGGTGAGCCGCTGTTCTCCAGCAAGGACAAGTACGACGCGGGCTGCGGCTGGCCCAGCTTCACGCGGCCCCTGAAGGACGTGTCGCTGACCGAGAACACCGACTACAAGATCGGGTATGCCCGTACCGAGGTCCGCTCGCGGGGCGTGGACTCGCACCTGGGCCACGTGTTCCCCGACGGCCCCCAGGAAGAGGGCGGACTGCGCTACTGCATCAACTCGGCGTCGCTGCGCTTCGTCCCGGCGGGCCAGCTCGAAGCCGAGGGCTACGGCGAGTATGCCCCGATGTTCCGCTGATCGCCGGACCGTAAAAGAGAGGCGGGTGGGGACTGCCCCACCCGCCCTCTTTTCGGGTTCCGGCCTCAGCGCGCGCCGAAGTCCTGCACCCAGTAGGTGCGGTAGGTGGTGGCGCTGTTGGCGGCGTAGCCCACGCCGAGTTCCTTGAAATTGCCGTTCATGATGTTCCGGCAGTGGCCCTCGCTCTTCAGCCAGCCTGCCACGACGGTCTCGGGGGTGGTCTGCCCGGCGGCGATGTTCTCGCCGATGGTGTACCACGGGTATCCGGTCGCCGTGATGCGCTGGCTGAAGTCGCGGCCGTCCTGGCTGGTGTGGCTGAAGTAGTTCTTGGCGGCCATGTCGGCGGCGTGGCCCTGCGCGGCCTGTTCGAGCTGGGCGTTGTAGGTCAGTGCGCCCACGGCGGGGAAGGCGGTGGTGCCGCAGGTCTGGCCCTGGGCACGCGCGGCGTTGGTCAGGGCGAGCACGCGCGCGGCGAAGTCGCCGCTGGGGGTGGTGGGTGCCGGCGTGGGGGTCGGGGTCGGCGTAGGGGTGGTCGCCGCGCCCTGCACCGTCACCGGAAAGTCGATGAAAGCCGAGGGGTTGTTCGCCAGCGCCGTGCGCACGGTCGCGCTGCCCGCCGCGCGCGCGGTGATCAGGCCGCTCTGGCTCACGGTCGCCACGTTGCCGTTGCTGGTGGTCCACACGAGCTGCCCGGCGGTGGGGGCCTTGCCGCCGACCTGCACGTTGACCTGTACGGTCTGGCCGACCGTCAGGGTCATGGCGGAGGCGGTGGCCTGGGCGCTCAGCAGGTCGCTGCCGGTTTCCACGCTGGGGGCCGTGTCGGCGGCGGTGCCGGTGCTGGGCGTCGCGTTCTGGCTACAGGCGGCCAGGAGCAGCAGGAAGGGCAGGGCGAGCAGACGGCGGGGGGCGGAAACGGTCAGGGGCATGGCCACAGTAGAGCGCCCTTTGGTTTCTTGACGATGAACTTAGAATCCTCATCACTCATAAAGTGGCCGGTGGTTGTGACACGCTGTGGGCCGCGCAAATGTGCCGTTTTCGTCATCGGCCGTGGCACATGATTCTCATCTGTATGGCGAGACTGGAGGGCTGGGCGACAGGCGTAAGCTGCCGGCATGTTCGCGCGTCCTGGCCGTCCTTCTGCCGCCCTTTCCGGTCCCGACGGGCAGGGGGGACCGCCGCCCCGGCGCGATCCCCGGCAGCTCGTGCGGCTGCTGGCCTTCGCGCGGCCCTACCGCCTGCTGTTCGTGCTGGGGCTGGTCGCCACACTGATCTCCAGCGGCCTGAATCTGGTCTTTCCGGCCCTGTTCGGCCGTCTCATCGACGCGTCCTTCCTGCGGGTGGGCAGCCAGGACACCGGGCCGCTGGACCGCACGGTCCTGGGGCTGCTGGGCATCTTCGCCCTCTCGGCCTGCTTCGGGGCGGCGCAGGCCTACCTGCTGGCACGGGTCGGGGCGGGCGTGGTCGCCGACCTGCGCCGCGCCCTGTTCGGGCACCTCCTGACCCTCTCGCCACGCTTTTTCGGGGACCACAAGACCGGCGATCTCACCAGCCGCCTGACCTCCGACGTGGGCACGGTCCAGACCGTGACCAGCACGGCCCTGGCGCAGCTCGCCGCGCAGTCGGTCAGCCTGATCGGCGCGGTCGTGCTGCTCATCCTCACGAGCGCCCGTCTGAGTCTGCTGACCCTGGCGATCATTCCGCTGGTCATCGGCACCGCCATCGTCATCGGCCGCCGCATCCGCCGCGTGAGCCGCGAGGTGCAGGACGCCGTCGCCGGGGCCAACGCCAGCGCCGAGGAGGCCATCAGCGGCGTGCGCGTCGTGCAGAGCTTCACTGCCGAGGCGCAGGAGCGCGGGCGCTACGGTCAGGGCGTGACCCGCAGCTTCCTGGCGGCCCTGCGCCGCGCGCAGCTCCAGGCCCTGATGTCGGGCACCATGAGCTTCCTGGCCTTCGGGTCGCTGGCGCTGGTGCTGTGGTACGGCGGGCGGCAGGTCATGTCGGGGGCGCTGACCCCCGGCGCGCTCGTCACGTTCCTGTTCTACGCCGCGCAGGTGGCGGGTACGGTGGCGGCCCTGACCGGCGTGTTCAACCAGTTTCAGGAGGCGCTGGGGGCATCGGGCCGGATCTTCGAGCTGCTGGACGAGCGCAGCGACCTGCCCCAGCCCGCCACCCCCGCACCGCTCGGGCGCGCCGAGGGCCGCGTGGCCTTCAGGGCCGTGGATTTCCGCTACGGCGGCCAGCCGGTGCTGCGCGGCGTGAATCTGGATGTGCCGGCCGGGCAGGTCGTGGCGCTCGTCGGCCCCAGCGGTGCGGGCAAGAGCACGCTGGTCAACCTCATTCCGCGCTTCTGGGACGTGACTGCGGGCACGCTGAGCATCGACGGCCGGGACGTGCGCGACTACGCCCTCGCGGACCTGCGTGCCCAGACCGGCCTCGTGCCGCAGGAGACGCTGCTGTTTTCCGGCACGGTGGCCGAGAACATCCTGTACGGGCGCCCCGACGCCTCGGCGGCCGAGGTCGAGGCCGCCGCCCAGGCCGCCAACGCCCACGGGTTCATCACGGCGCTGCCGGAGGGCTACGGCACGGTGGTCGGCGAGCGCGGCGTCAAACTCAGCGGGGGGCAGCGTCAGCGCGTGGCCATCGCCCGCGCGATCCTCAAGGACCCGCGCATCCTGATTCTCGACGAGGCGACCTCGGCCCTCGACAACGAGTCCGAGGTGCTGGTGCAGGCGGCGCTCGACCGCCTGATGGTCGGGCGCACCACCTTCGTCATCGCCCACCGCCTGAGCACCATCCGCAATGCCCACCGCATCCTGGTCATGGACGGCGGCCAGATCGTGGCGGACGGCACGCACGAGGCCCTGCTGGCGGCTGGCGGCCTGTACCGCGACCTCTATGAGTTGCAATTCCGGGAGACCGAGTCGGCCCCGACCCCGGCCTGAAGCGGCAAGGCGGCGCGGCACCCGGATTTGGGGTGCCGCGCCGCCTTGTCTGCTCAGGACTCGCTGCTCTCGTCGGCGTCGCGGGTACGGGAAGTGGAGCCGTCGTCGGCGGTGCCGGTGCGGTCCACCATCGCGCTGCCGTTAAAGATCGCGCCGGGAACGCCGGTCGCATTGGCGTTGGCGATCACGGGCACGAAAGTCTCCTCGTTCGCGCGCCTCACTTCGCCCTCGACCGGCGAGTTGACCACGTTGCCGCTTTCCTGTTCGACTTCTTCCACACTCTTGCCCAGCGGCTCGTTGCCGTAGCGGTTCGAATTGTCGGTCATGCCTTCCAGTGTGAAAAACCGGCCGCTGCCTTGCGTGAGGGGAGGGTACGCGCGCCTTCATGGCCCGCGCGGCCTTCACGCGCGGCCCGCCGCCCGGACTCGCTATGCTGGCAGGCAGATGAAGGTTCCGTTTTCCGGTCCATTTGCCCGCGCCGAGGGGTCCAGCCATGAGTGAACGCAGCGACCAGATCCTGAAGTCCAGCGGCCTGCCGGACCCGTCCCTGGCGGTCCTGGAACGCGGCGACGCCCTGTTCGTCCTGACGGCCTCGACCCTGCTGTACCACGACGAGTCCGGCACCCGGCGCGTGACCCTGCGCGACCTCGCGCGCATCCACAGCGACCAGGAAGGGACGCTGCGCGTCGAGACGCCCGCCGGGACCGCCCTGAGCGCCAGCCTGGTGGGCTTCGATCCCGCCGAGGTCCAGACCTTTTTCCGGCAGGTGCGCGACGTGACTGCCCAGGCCAAGCAGGGACCGGCCGCGTCCGTGCCGGCCAGCGTGGCCCCCACCCCTGCCGCCGCTGCCCCTGCCGCCGCCGCGCCGGCCCCCTCGGCCAGCGAGGCCCGCCCTGCACCGGCCACCCCCCCCGCCCCTGCGCCCCGCCCCGCCCCTGCGCCGACGCCGGCCCCCAGCCTGGCCAAACCCGCCGATCCCGCCCCTGCCGAGCGGCCCCAGACGGTCACCGGGCCGGCCTTTCCTGCGGCCACCAAGCCGGCGGCCACGCCGCCCCCGCCGCCCCGCCGGCAGGCCAGTGCGGCTCCGGCCGCCCAGCCCACGGGGAGTCAGTCTGCCGGGGGCCCGTCGCCGGCATCCCAGCCTGCGGCTCAGAAGCAGGGCGGCCAGAAGCCCCCCGCGCCGCGCCCCGCTGCGCCTCAGCCCTCGGCGGCCCCGGCTTCCGGGTCGCCGGGCAAGGCGGGAGCCGCGCCGTCCAGTCCCCTGCCGGTGCCCAGCGGCCCGGCTCCGGTCGTCGTGACGGCCGCAGTCCCGACTCCGGTCGCTGGCGCGGCCTCCGAGTCGCCCGCTGCCCCGGAAACCCCGGCCCTTCCGGTCCCCACACTGACCGGAGCGCGGGCCGACCTGCTGGCCCAGGCGGGCGCGGTGGCGGGTCTGGGCGGGCGGCTGCGGCTGCTGGCCGTGATCCTGATGCTCGCGGCGCTGGGGCTGGCCTACTTCCTGTACACGGCCGAGACGCCGCAGCCCCTGAACGCCCTGTGGGTCATCATCGCCGGCGGGGTAGGCGCGGTCGCGTTGACGGTCCTCGCCTCGCTGACGCGCCTGCTCGCCACGATGGCGCAGGTCGTCGGAGCGCGGGAGAACGGTGACGGGTAGGCCGGCCCACCACGACCTCCTGATCGGCGCCGTAGCGACCCCCTCGCTCTCGGGTGAGGAGGCGGCGGTGGCCGAGTTCCTGCGCGGCTGGATGGCGGACCACGGCTTCGCGGCGCACCTCGACGAGGTCGGCAACGCGGTGGGCGTCCGGGGCGACGGCCCCCTGACGGTCGTGTTGCTGGGCCACATGGACACCGTGCCCGGCGAGATTCCGGTGCGGGTGGACGACCAGGGCGTGCTGCACGGACGCGGCAGCGTGGACGCCAAGGGCAGCCTGTGCACCTTCGCGGCGGCAGTGGCGGCCCTGCCCCCGGAGGCGCTGGCGGCGGCCCGTTTCGTGGTGATCGGCGCGACCGAGGAGGAGGCCCCCAGCAGCCGGGGCGCGCGCCACGCCCTGACGGCGTACGCGCCCGACGCCGTGTTCATCGGCGAGCCGAGCGGCTGGGACGCCCTGACGCTGGGCTACAAGGGCCGGCTGGTGGCCCGCGTGCGCATCGAGAAGGACAACTTCCATACGGCCGGCGAGGGCAGCAGCGCCGCCGACGACCTCACCGAGGGTTGGTTCCGGGTGCGGGCCTGGGCGGCGGGGGTGGGCGGGCCGGAGTCGGGCATCTTCGCGCGGGTGCAGGCGACCTTGCAGGACCTGGGCTCCAGCGTCGACGGCCTGCGGCAGCGGGCCTGGGCGACCATCGGCCTGCGCCTGCCGCCGGAACTCTCGCCCGACGAGGCCGGCGAGGCGATCCGCGCCGCCTTCGCGGACCTGGGGGCCGAGGTGACGCTGCTGGGCCACGAGCACGCGGTGCGCCACCCCCGCGACAACGCGCTGACGCGGGCGCTGCGGGTCGCCATCCGCGCTGCGGGGGGCACGCCGACCTTCAAGGTCAAGACCGGCACGAGCGACATGAACGTGGTCGCGCCGCACTGGCCGGTGCCCACGGCCGCCTACGGCCCCGGCGACAGCGCGCTGGACCACACCCCCGAAGAGCGGCTGTCGCTGGACGAGTACGACCGCGCGGTGGCGGTCCTGACCGACGCCCTGACCCGGCTGGCCGGGACGTTGCCGGCCCGGTCCCTGTCGGCCCAGCCCTCGCCGCCCACCGACCCGAGCTGAAGTGGGCGGCCCCCTCGCGTGACCCCCGCCCTGCTCTTGCTCATCCTGTTCGTCGCCGCGCTGGTGCTGTTCGCGACCGAGTGGCTGCCAGTGGACGTGACGGCGCTGTGCCTGCTGGGCGCGCTGCTGCTGCTGGGGCTGCTGACGCCCGCCGAGGCCTTCGCGGGCTTCGGCAGCGACACGGTCCTCACGCTGGCGAGCCTGTTCATCCTCACGCAGGTGCTGCTGCGCGCGGGCGTCATCGAGTGGATCGGGGCGGCCCTGACCCGGCGGGTGCGCAGCGCGCCGCGCCTGCTGCGGGCCATGCTGGGCACGGTGGCGGGCATCAGCGCCTTTACCAGCAACACGGCGACCACGGCCGTCTTCCTGCCGGTCGTCTCGGGGGTCTCGCGCCGCGCGGGGCTGCCGGCCAGCCGCGTGCTCATGCCGCTGGCCTTTGCCAGCATCCTGGGGGGCACCGTCACCGTGATCGGCACGAGCACCAACCTCGTGGTGTCGGGCGCGCTGCCGGCCAGCGGGCTGCGGCCCCTGGAGTTTTTTGAGCTGGCCTGGGTCGGCGTGCCGGTGGCGGTCGCCGGGCTGCTGTACCTGTTTTTCGTCGCGCCCAGGCTGCTGCCCGCGCGGGACGCCGCCATCGAGGACACGCTGCGGCCCTACCTCGCCGACCTCACGGTGGCCCCCGGCAGCCCGCTGATCGGGCAGACGCTGCGCGGGAGTAACCTGGGCCGCGACCACGGCCTGACCGTGGTGTCGGTGGGCCGCGCCGGGCAGATGATCTACGCGCCGGGGGCCGACTTCCGGC encodes:
- a CDS encoding general stress protein gives rise to the protein MTRPPNPAADLIPDQRARVNVASYETYAAAQRAVDFLSDRKFPVERVAIVGEGLQTIEQVTGRLDWGRAAGLGLGQGMGMGLFIGLIFAALGLGQGSFIGLVAYGVVIGGIFGVVWGLVGYALSGGRRDFTSIGGMRAREYLLLTDPEVAEQARALLGELPSR
- a CDS encoding acyl-CoA carboxylase subunit beta — protein: MTQPGTELQELIAEMEMRRRRVEEGGGPDRQKKQREGGKLTARERIAALLDPGSFLELGTFAQHQGGRLMQGVEAPGEGVVTGRGTIHGRQVFVFSQDFTVLGGSLGKMNAAKVTKVMDLAAKTGCPVIGLNDSAGARIQEGVDSLSGYGEIFYRNAVYSGAVPQISAILGPCAGGAVYSPALTDFILMSGGSSYMFITGPEVIKSVTREEVTFDALGGADVHTRKSGVAHLSYDGDAAVLAGVRDLLSYLPQNAREQPPVVPTADPVDRRNDRLLEIVTPDQRKPYAMHEVIHELVDDGTFLEIQPHWARNILCGFARLGGHSVGIVANNPRVMAGTLNIDASDKAARFIRTCDCYNVPVLTLVDVTGFLPGVAQEHAGIIRHGAKMLYAYAEATVPKVTLITRKSYGGAYLAMNSRDMGADAVYAWPTAAVAVMGAEGAANIVYRREIGNAENPGAMRAQKIADYKDAFDNPYVAAGKGYIDDVIPMEDTRRILIQSFEMLRDKQEIRPYKKHGNIPL
- the msrB gene encoding peptide-methionine (R)-S-oxide reductase MsrB, which encodes MTQSPPKKTYSKPSDSELRERLSPIQYQVTQHEGTERAFTGEYWDTDEDGIYVDVVSGEPLFSSKDKYDAGCGWPSFTRPLKDVSLTENTDYKIGYARTEVRSRGVDSHLGHVFPDGPQEEGGLRYCINSASLRFVPAGQLEAEGYGEYAPMFR
- a CDS encoding CAP domain-containing protein — encoded protein: MPLTVSAPRRLLALPFLLLLAACSQNATPSTGTAADTAPSVETGSDLLSAQATASAMTLTVGQTVQVNVQVGGKAPTAGQLVWTTSNGNVATVSQSGLITARAAGSATVRTALANNPSAFIDFPVTVQGAATTPTPTPTPTPAPTTPSGDFAARVLALTNAARAQGQTCGTTAFPAVGALTYNAQLEQAAQGHAADMAAKNYFSHTSQDGRDFSQRITATGYPWYTIGENIAAGQTTPETVVAGWLKSEGHCRNIMNGNFKELGVGYAANSATTYRTYWVQDFGAR
- a CDS encoding ABC transporter ATP-binding protein; translated protein: MFARPGRPSAALSGPDGQGGPPPRRDPRQLVRLLAFARPYRLLFVLGLVATLISSGLNLVFPALFGRLIDASFLRVGSQDTGPLDRTVLGLLGIFALSACFGAAQAYLLARVGAGVVADLRRALFGHLLTLSPRFFGDHKTGDLTSRLTSDVGTVQTVTSTALAQLAAQSVSLIGAVVLLILTSARLSLLTLAIIPLVIGTAIVIGRRIRRVSREVQDAVAGANASAEEAISGVRVVQSFTAEAQERGRYGQGVTRSFLAALRRAQLQALMSGTMSFLAFGSLALVLWYGGRQVMSGALTPGALVTFLFYAAQVAGTVAALTGVFNQFQEALGASGRIFELLDERSDLPQPATPAPLGRAEGRVAFRAVDFRYGGQPVLRGVNLDVPAGQVVALVGPSGAGKSTLVNLIPRFWDVTAGTLSIDGRDVRDYALADLRAQTGLVPQETLLFSGTVAENILYGRPDASAAEVEAAAQAANAHGFITALPEGYGTVVGERGVKLSGGQRQRVAIARAILKDPRILILDEATSALDNESEVLVQAALDRLMVGRTTFVIAHRLSTIRNAHRILVMDGGQIVADGTHEALLAAGGLYRDLYELQFRETESAPTPA
- a CDS encoding [LysW]-lysine hydrolase: MTGRPAHHDLLIGAVATPSLSGEEAAVAEFLRGWMADHGFAAHLDEVGNAVGVRGDGPLTVVLLGHMDTVPGEIPVRVDDQGVLHGRGSVDAKGSLCTFAAAVAALPPEALAAARFVVIGATEEEAPSSRGARHALTAYAPDAVFIGEPSGWDALTLGYKGRLVARVRIEKDNFHTAGEGSSAADDLTEGWFRVRAWAAGVGGPESGIFARVQATLQDLGSSVDGLRQRAWATIGLRLPPELSPDEAGEAIRAAFADLGAEVTLLGHEHAVRHPRDNALTRALRVAIRAAGGTPTFKVKTGTSDMNVVAPHWPVPTAAYGPGDSALDHTPEERLSLDEYDRAVAVLTDALTRLAGTLPARSLSAQPSPPTDPS